In Rahnella variigena, one DNA window encodes the following:
- the ybgE gene encoding cyd operon protein YbgE yields MSVIVDKLYAITDKGPLRALSLVMSLVLAGCVFWKPGLFASSTSQLEVWHGIILIWAVCAGVIHGLGFRPHKSVWKAFFSPILAMIALAAGLFYFFS; encoded by the coding sequence ATGAGTGTGATCGTGGATAAACTCTACGCCATCACAGACAAGGGCCCCTTGCGGGCCCTTTCGCTTGTGATGTCACTGGTGCTTGCCGGATGCGTATTCTGGAAACCGGGCCTGTTTGCCTCGTCAACCAGTCAGCTGGAAGTCTGGCACGGCATCATCCTGATATGGGCAGTCTGTGCAGGTGTGATCCACGGCCTTGGCTTTCGTCCGCATAAATCGGTATGGAAGGCATTCTTCTCTCCGATACTTGCCATGATTGCGCTGGCCGCAGGACTTTTTTACTTTTTCAGCTGA
- the ybgC gene encoding tol-pal system-associated acyl-CoA thioesterase has protein sequence MSNSLFRWPVRVYFEDTDAGGVVYHARYVAFYERARTEMLRQRNFHQQQLLGEHVAFAVRRMTVEYFAPARLDDLLDVQSEITSIRGASLTFAQRILDSHGNLLSSAEVLIACIDPHQMKPRALPKSIVAEFKQ, from the coding sequence GTGAGTAATTCGTTGTTCCGATGGCCGGTTCGTGTCTACTTTGAAGACACAGACGCGGGAGGTGTGGTCTACCACGCCCGATACGTCGCCTTTTATGAAAGGGCTCGCACAGAGATGTTGCGCCAACGCAATTTTCACCAGCAACAACTGCTGGGAGAACATGTCGCTTTTGCTGTCCGCCGCATGACGGTCGAATACTTTGCACCAGCTCGCCTAGATGACCTGCTGGATGTTCAGAGTGAGATTACGTCCATTCGCGGAGCTTCTCTTACTTTTGCACAACGAATTCTTGATTCGCATGGAAACCTTCTGAGTTCTGCAGAAGTGTTGATTGCGTGCATTGATCCACACCAAATGAAGCCACGTGCGCTTCCTAAGTCTATTGTCGCGGAGTTTAAGCAGTGA
- the tolQ gene encoding Tol-Pal system protein TolQ: MTDMNMLDLFLKASILVKLIMLILVCFSVASWAIIIQRTKVLNAATREAEAFEDKFWSGIELSRLYQESQGRRETLSGAEQIFHSGFKEFARLHRANSHAPESVIEGSSRAMRISFNRELESLEMHIPFLGTVGSISPYIGLFGTVWGIMHAFIGLGSVKQATLQMVAPGIAEALIATAIGLFAAIPAVMAYNRLNQRVNKLEQNYDNFMEEFTAILHRQAFSRETSSN; this comes from the coding sequence GTGACTGACATGAACATGCTTGATTTATTTTTAAAGGCCAGCATCCTGGTTAAGCTGATTATGCTTATCCTGGTGTGCTTCTCTGTCGCGTCCTGGGCGATCATCATTCAACGCACAAAAGTGCTGAATGCCGCCACCCGTGAGGCAGAAGCATTTGAAGATAAATTCTGGTCCGGTATTGAGCTTTCCCGTTTGTATCAGGAAAGCCAGGGCCGTCGCGAAACCCTGAGCGGGGCAGAGCAAATCTTCCATTCCGGTTTTAAAGAGTTTGCGCGTCTTCATCGTGCCAACAGCCATGCGCCTGAGTCGGTGATTGAAGGCTCTTCACGTGCCATGCGTATTTCCTTTAACCGTGAACTCGAATCTCTTGAAATGCACATTCCTTTCCTGGGTACCGTCGGTTCCATCAGCCCGTATATCGGCCTGTTTGGTACGGTCTGGGGGATCATGCACGCCTTTATCGGCTTAGGTTCTGTAAAACAAGCCACCCTGCAAATGGTTGCACCGGGTATCGCAGAAGCACTGATCGCCACCGCGATTGGTTTGTTTGCTGCTATCCCTGCGGTTATGGCGTATAACCGCCTGAACCAGCGTGTAAATAAGCTTGAGCAAAACTACGATAACTTCATGGAAGAATTTACGGCCATCCTGCACCGTCAGGCTTTCTCTCGCGAAACCAGCAGTAACTAA
- the tolR gene encoding colicin uptake protein TolR, with product MARSRGRRNRREGKSEINIVPLLDVLLVLLLIFMATAPIITQSVEVDLPDATDSKTVSSDDNPPVIVEVSGVGQYTIVVDHQRMEQLPEQQVIAEATSRIQANPKTVFLIGGAKDVPYDEIIKALNMLHQAGVKSVGLMTQPI from the coding sequence ATGGCTCGTTCACGAGGTCGTCGTAACCGTCGCGAAGGTAAGTCGGAGATCAACATTGTTCCGCTGCTGGACGTACTGCTGGTTCTGTTACTGATTTTTATGGCAACAGCTCCCATCATTACCCAAAGCGTGGAAGTGGATCTGCCAGACGCGACGGATTCCAAAACGGTATCCAGCGATGATAACCCGCCAGTGATTGTCGAAGTCTCAGGCGTGGGTCAGTACACCATAGTGGTGGATCATCAGCGTATGGAACAATTGCCTGAACAGCAGGTTATCGCGGAAGCGACCAGCCGTATTCAGGCCAATCCGAAGACGGTATTTCTGATCGGCGGCGCTAAAGATGTGCCTTATGATGAAATCATTAAGGCGCTGAATATGCTGCATCAGGCTGGCGTGAAGTCTGTCGGATTGATGACACAACCTATCTGA
- the tolA gene encoding cell envelope integrity protein TolA, with translation MVKATATEQNDKLKRAVIVSVVLHIIIIGLLILGSLDEDTSMSGGGGGSDISAVMVDPSAVVDQYNRQQQQQADSQRAAAARQKKSEQQAEELQQKQAAEQQRLKELEKERLQAQQDAKQQAQEQAQQQKQAEQAAEQAKEQQKQAEAAAAQAKAEAAKAAAQAKADAAKEAAKAQADAQKKAAADAQKKAEAEATAAAAAAKKQAEADAKKEAAAEAKKQAAAEAKAQAAADAKAQAEADAKAAADAKAAAAAEKKAEAAAAAKKAAADKKAAAAAAAKEAADANNLFDGLADSKNAPKGATGGGASAPAGKGTQKKAGASGADIANYGSQIKAAIESRFYDASSYAGKTCSLRVKMNPDGSLISVSAEGGDPALCQAALAAARQAKFPKPPSEAVYEVFKNAPIDFKP, from the coding sequence TTGGTAAAGGCAACTGCAACTGAACAAAACGATAAGCTCAAACGCGCCGTTATTGTTTCGGTCGTTCTGCATATCATCATTATAGGCCTGCTGATTTTGGGATCGCTGGACGAAGATACCAGCATGAGTGGGGGCGGTGGCGGCAGCGATATCTCTGCCGTAATGGTTGATCCCAGTGCCGTGGTCGATCAGTACAACCGTCAGCAACAGCAACAGGCTGATTCCCAACGCGCTGCTGCAGCGCGTCAGAAAAAATCAGAACAACAGGCTGAAGAGCTTCAGCAGAAACAGGCCGCCGAACAACAGCGCCTGAAAGAACTTGAAAAAGAGCGTCTGCAAGCGCAGCAGGATGCGAAGCAGCAGGCTCAGGAACAGGCTCAGCAGCAAAAACAAGCTGAGCAAGCCGCTGAACAGGCGAAAGAACAACAGAAGCAGGCTGAAGCTGCCGCTGCACAGGCGAAAGCCGAAGCAGCAAAAGCGGCGGCACAGGCCAAAGCGGATGCTGCGAAAGAAGCGGCTAAAGCCCAAGCAGACGCACAGAAAAAAGCTGCTGCGGATGCTCAGAAAAAAGCAGAGGCCGAAGCAACCGCCGCTGCTGCCGCTGCGAAGAAACAAGCAGAAGCTGACGCGAAGAAAGAAGCGGCTGCAGAAGCGAAGAAACAAGCTGCTGCAGAAGCTAAAGCGCAGGCCGCTGCAGATGCAAAAGCCCAGGCTGAAGCGGATGCGAAAGCGGCTGCTGATGCCAAAGCCGCTGCTGCCGCTGAGAAAAAAGCAGAAGCTGCAGCTGCAGCGAAGAAAGCCGCAGCCGATAAAAAAGCTGCCGCTGCCGCCGCTGCGAAAGAAGCAGCTGATGCGAATAACTTATTTGATGGTCTTGCTGACTCCAAAAATGCACCAAAAGGCGCAACAGGTGGCGGCGCTTCTGCTCCGGCAGGGAAGGGGACTCAGAAAAAGGCAGGCGCATCAGGTGCCGATATTGCTAACTATGGCAGCCAGATTAAGGCAGCTATCGAGAGCAGATTCTATGACGCGTCATCGTATGCGGGTAAAACTTGTTCGTTGCGCGTTAAAATGAACCCGGATGGCTCGCTTATCAGCGTGTCGGCGGAAGGTGGGGATCCTGCACTTTGTCAGGCAGCGCTTGCCGCAGCCCGACAGGCGAAGTTCCCGAAACCACCTTCTGAAGCAGTCTATGAAGTCTTTAAAAATGCTCCGATAGATTTTAAACCGTAG
- the tolB gene encoding Tol-Pal system beta propeller repeat protein TolB: MKQAFRVAFGLLMMWASVVHAEVRIEITQGVDTARPIGVVPFKWAGPGTPPEDVGGIVAADLRNSGKFNPIDASRMPQQPTSAAEVTPAAWTALGIDAVVIGQVQPAADGSYVVSYQLVDTSGAPGTVLAQNQYKVTKQWLRYSAHTASDEVFEKLTGVKGAFRTRIAYIVQTNGGKFPYELRVADYDGYNQFVVHRSPEPLMSPAWSPDGSKLAYVTFESGRSALVVQTLANGAIKQIASFPRHNGAPAFSPDGSKLAFALSKDGSLNLYVMNLSSGQISQVTNGRSNNTEPTWFPDSQNLAFTSDQGGRPQVYKVNINGGAPQRLTWEGSQNQDSDVSADGKFLVMVSSASGTQHIAKQDLATGAVQTLTDTFLDETPSLAPNGTMVIYSSSQGLGSVLQLVSTDGRFKARLPATDGQVKFPAWSPYL; the protein is encoded by the coding sequence ATGAAGCAGGCATTTCGAGTAGCGTTCGGCCTTTTGATGATGTGGGCATCTGTGGTTCATGCAGAAGTTCGCATTGAAATTACCCAAGGGGTAGATACAGCTCGCCCGATTGGCGTTGTGCCATTCAAATGGGCTGGCCCGGGTACACCACCTGAAGATGTGGGTGGTATCGTTGCAGCTGACTTACGTAACAGCGGCAAGTTCAATCCTATTGATGCATCACGTATGCCACAACAGCCGACCTCTGCCGCAGAAGTAACTCCTGCTGCATGGACTGCGCTGGGCATTGATGCGGTTGTTATCGGTCAGGTTCAGCCTGCAGCCGATGGCAGCTACGTGGTGTCTTACCAGCTGGTTGATACCTCTGGCGCACCAGGTACCGTGCTGGCACAAAACCAGTACAAAGTGACCAAACAGTGGTTACGTTATTCCGCCCATACCGCCAGTGACGAAGTTTTCGAAAAGCTGACCGGTGTGAAAGGCGCATTCCGTACCCGTATCGCTTATATCGTGCAGACCAACGGCGGTAAATTCCCGTATGAACTGCGCGTAGCGGATTATGACGGTTACAACCAGTTCGTGGTTCACCGTTCACCAGAGCCACTGATGTCTCCGGCCTGGTCGCCGGATGGCAGCAAACTGGCGTACGTCACGTTTGAAAGCGGTCGTTCAGCACTGGTTGTTCAGACTCTGGCTAATGGCGCGATCAAACAGATTGCTTCATTCCCGCGTCACAACGGTGCACCGGCGTTCTCACCTGATGGCAGCAAACTGGCTTTCGCTCTGTCTAAAGACGGCAGCCTGAACCTGTATGTAATGAATCTGTCTTCTGGTCAGATTAGTCAGGTGACCAACGGACGCAGCAACAACACTGAACCAACCTGGTTCCCGGACAGCCAGAATCTGGCGTTCACATCGGATCAGGGTGGTCGTCCGCAAGTTTATAAAGTCAATATTAATGGCGGTGCGCCTCAGCGTCTGACCTGGGAAGGCTCGCAGAACCAGGACTCTGACGTAAGTGCAGATGGTAAGTTCCTGGTGATGGTGAGCAGCGCCAGCGGTACACAGCACATCGCTAAACAAGATCTGGCAACGGGAGCCGTTCAAACATTGACGGACACGTTCCTGGATGAAACGCCTAGCCTCGCACCAAACGGCACCATGGTAATTTACAGCTCTTCACAGGGCCTGGGTTCCGTATTGCAGTTGGTATCGACTGATGGGCGCTTCAAAGCGCGTCTTCCGGCAACTGATGGACAGGTCAAATTCCCTGCCTGGTCGCCGTATCTGTAA
- the pal gene encoding peptidoglycan-associated lipoprotein Pal, with product MQLNKVLKGLMLALPVLAVAACSSHKNADNDQSNGMGLNSGAGTENANMSSEEQARLQMQELQKNNIVYFGLDKYDVSSEFAQMLDAHAAFLRSNPSYKVTVEGHADERGTPEYNIALGERRATAVKMYLQGKGVSADQISIVSYGKEKPAVLGHDEAAYAKNRRAVLVY from the coding sequence ATGCAACTGAATAAAGTGCTGAAAGGGCTGATGCTGGCGTTGCCTGTACTGGCTGTAGCTGCTTGTAGTTCTCACAAGAACGCAGACAACGACCAATCTAATGGTATGGGTCTGAACTCTGGCGCAGGCACTGAAAACGCAAACATGTCTTCAGAAGAGCAAGCTCGTCTGCAGATGCAAGAACTGCAGAAAAACAACATCGTTTACTTTGGCCTGGACAAATACGATGTGTCTTCTGAATTCGCTCAGATGTTAGACGCGCACGCAGCATTCCTGCGTAGCAACCCGTCTTACAAAGTGACTGTAGAAGGTCATGCTGACGAACGTGGTACGCCAGAGTACAACATCGCCCTGGGCGAACGTCGTGCTACTGCTGTTAAAATGTACCTGCAAGGCAAAGGCGTTTCTGCTGACCAAATCTCTATCGTTTCTTACGGTAAAGAAAAACCAGCTGTACTGGGTCATGACGAAGCGGCATACGCTAAAAACCGTCGTGCAGTACTGGTATACTAA
- the cpoB gene encoding cell division protein CpoB: MSSNFRTHLLSLSLLVGVAVPWAATAQAPISNVGSGSIEDRVTSLERISNAHSQLLTQLQQQLSDTQRDMDTLRGQIQENQYQLSQLGDRQKQIFNQLDSLSQGNAGAASTGAAAATGDTAGSAAATPDAGAAQAPASTGDVNSDYNAAVSLALEKKQYDEAIAAFQSFVKKYPDSTYQPNANYWLGQLYYNKGKKDDAAYYFAVVVKNYPKSPKSSDAMFKVGVIMQEKGQADKAKAVFTQVVKQYPNTDAAKQAQKRLSAK, translated from the coding sequence ATGAGCAGTAACTTCAGAACTCACTTGTTGAGTCTGTCGTTACTGGTTGGCGTAGCGGTCCCATGGGCCGCTACTGCCCAAGCGCCAATCAGTAATGTCGGCTCAGGCTCGATTGAAGATCGGGTCACCTCTCTGGAGCGTATTTCTAACGCTCACAGCCAGCTATTAACTCAACTCCAGCAACAACTTTCTGATACCCAACGTGATATGGATACTCTTCGTGGTCAAATCCAGGAGAACCAGTATCAGTTGAGTCAGCTTGGTGATCGCCAGAAGCAAATTTTTAATCAACTGGACAGCTTAAGCCAGGGCAATGCAGGAGCCGCCAGTACGGGCGCTGCAGCAGCCACAGGTGACACAGCCGGTTCTGCTGCCGCAACGCCGGACGCGGGTGCTGCACAAGCGCCTGCAAGCACCGGTGACGTGAACAGCGATTACAATGCTGCGGTTTCACTGGCGCTGGAAAAGAAACAGTATGATGAGGCGATTGCTGCCTTTCAGAGTTTCGTAAAAAAATATCCTGATTCAACTTATCAGCCTAATGCCAACTACTGGTTAGGACAGTTGTATTACAACAAAGGTAAAAAAGACGACGCTGCGTATTATTTTGCAGTTGTGGTCAAAAATTACCCTAAGTCTCCAAAAAGTTCTGACGCGATGTTTAAGGTTGGGGTGATCATGCAGGAGAAAGGTCAGGCTGATAAAGCCAAAGCCGTCTTCACGCAGGTTGTAAAACAGTACCCAAATACCGATGCGGCAAAACAAGCTCAAAAACGTTTATCTGCAAAGTAG
- the nadA gene encoding quinolinate synthase NadA, whose protein sequence is MSETLDLNSTVYPFPPKPAVLSADEKTFYKEKIRKLLRERDAVMVAHYYTDPEIQALAEETGGIVADSLEMARFGSQHPASTLLVAGVRFMGETAKILSPEKTVLMPTLNAECSLDLGCPEQAFSDFCDQHPDRTVVVYANTSAAVKARADWVVTSSIAVELIEHLDSLGEKIIWAPDRHLGNYVRKQTGADVLCWQGACIVHDEFKSQALTRMKGLYPNAAVLVHPESPQAIVDMADAVGSTSQLIQAAKTLPQKQLIVATDRGIFYKMQQACPDKELFEAPTAGEGASCRTCAHCPWMAMNGLKAIAEGLEHGGAEHAIEVDEALRVKSLIPLNRMLDFAAQLKLRTQAKAL, encoded by the coding sequence ATGAGCGAAACATTGGACCTGAATTCGACGGTTTATCCTTTTCCTCCTAAACCCGCAGTTCTGAGTGCAGATGAAAAGACTTTCTACAAAGAGAAGATCAGAAAACTGCTCAGGGAACGTGATGCCGTGATGGTGGCGCATTACTACACTGATCCTGAAATTCAGGCGCTTGCAGAAGAAACCGGGGGCATTGTCGCAGACTCTCTGGAAATGGCGCGCTTTGGCAGTCAGCATCCGGCTTCCACGTTGCTGGTGGCCGGCGTGCGCTTCATGGGTGAAACGGCCAAAATCCTCAGTCCTGAAAAAACAGTCCTCATGCCGACGCTCAATGCGGAATGCTCGCTGGATCTGGGCTGCCCGGAACAGGCTTTCTCAGATTTCTGCGACCAGCACCCCGATCGCACCGTTGTGGTCTACGCTAATACCTCGGCGGCGGTGAAAGCCCGTGCCGACTGGGTAGTCACGTCGAGCATTGCGGTAGAACTGATTGAACATCTTGATAGTCTGGGCGAAAAAATCATCTGGGCACCGGATCGTCACCTCGGCAATTATGTTCGCAAGCAGACGGGCGCTGATGTCTTGTGCTGGCAGGGCGCCTGTATCGTCCATGACGAGTTTAAATCCCAGGCCCTGACCCGAATGAAAGGCTTGTATCCAAACGCCGCTGTTCTGGTACATCCTGAGTCTCCTCAGGCGATTGTGGATATGGCTGATGCGGTCGGTTCTACCAGTCAGCTCATTCAGGCTGCAAAAACCTTGCCTCAGAAACAGCTGATCGTCGCTACTGACCGCGGGATTTTCTACAAAATGCAGCAAGCGTGCCCGGATAAAGAATTGTTTGAAGCACCGACAGCAGGTGAGGGCGCAAGTTGCCGCACCTGCGCGCATTGCCCGTGGATGGCGATGAACGGCCTGAAAGCCATTGCTGAAGGTCTGGAGCACGGCGGAGCAGAACATGCGATAGAAGTGGATGAGGCGCTGCGTGTGAAGTCATTGATTCCGCTGAATCGTATGCTGGATTTTGCCGCGCAACTCAAATTACGCACACAGGCCAAAGCCCTGTAA
- the pnuC gene encoding nicotinamide riboside transporter PnuC — protein MDFFSTSNILVHIPLGKGGYDLSWIEAVGTIFGLLCIWYASKEKLINYAFGLINVTLFAIIFFQIQLYASLLLQIFFFAANIYGWYAWSRQTADQEAELQIRWLPRGKALIWGVVCVAGILLMTFNIDRVFAALTLVAVNLMQALGMNVQMPELQPDAFPFWDSSMMVLSIVAMLLMTRKYVENWLLWVVIDVISVAIFAYQGVYAMALEYVLLTLIALNGSWLWIKSAKQNGSQPLQNV, from the coding sequence ATGGATTTTTTCAGTACCAGCAATATTCTGGTTCATATTCCTCTCGGCAAAGGCGGGTATGACCTGTCTTGGATTGAAGCGGTTGGCACCATTTTTGGTTTGCTTTGTATCTGGTACGCCAGTAAAGAAAAGCTCATCAATTACGCGTTTGGTCTGATCAACGTCACCTTGTTTGCGATCATCTTTTTCCAGATCCAGCTCTACGCCAGTTTGCTGCTGCAAATCTTCTTCTTTGCCGCCAATATTTATGGCTGGTACGCCTGGAGCCGTCAGACAGCGGATCAGGAAGCCGAATTGCAGATCCGCTGGTTACCACGCGGGAAAGCGCTGATTTGGGGCGTGGTGTGCGTCGCTGGCATTTTACTGATGACGTTTAACATTGACCGCGTATTTGCCGCGCTCACTCTGGTGGCGGTGAATCTGATGCAGGCGCTGGGGATGAATGTGCAGATGCCAGAATTGCAGCCGGATGCTTTCCCGTTCTGGGATTCATCAATGATGGTGCTGTCGATTGTGGCGATGCTGCTGATGACGCGTAAATATGTCGAGAACTGGTTGCTGTGGGTGGTGATCGACGTGATAAGCGTGGCGATTTTTGCCTATCAGGGCGTCTATGCGATGGCGCTCGAATACGTGTTGCTGACGCTGATTGCACTCAACGGTTCGTGGCTGTGGATCAAGAGCGCGAAGCAAAATGGCTCGCAGCCCCTGCAAAACGTCTGA
- the zitB gene encoding CDF family zinc transporter ZitB — protein sequence MSSSLLPQDKNSRRLLLAFLVTVVFMVAEVIGGLISGSLALLADAGHMLTDAAALLVALMAVRFAKRKPNSRHTFGYLRLTTMAAFVNAAALLVIVVLIVWEAIARFFNPQPVMGTTMLVIAIAGLFANILAFWLLHQGQEKANINVRAAALHVLGDLLGSIGAVAAALIIMYTGWTPIDPILSVLVSCLVLNNAWRLLRESFHELLEGTPEEIDIDKLRRDLSLSIPEVRNVHHVHVWQIGEQRLMTLHVQVVPPHDHDALLDRIQHHLLEKCHIGHATIQMEYGRCETPDCEINEIPAASAGHDHHGHSHAHHHH from the coding sequence ATGTCTTCTTCCCTGTTACCGCAGGATAAAAATAGCCGTCGCCTGTTACTGGCTTTCCTTGTAACCGTTGTTTTTATGGTCGCGGAAGTCATCGGCGGGCTGATTTCTGGCTCTCTGGCGTTGCTGGCCGATGCCGGTCACATGCTGACAGATGCTGCCGCTTTGCTCGTGGCGCTGATGGCCGTGCGTTTTGCAAAACGTAAGCCCAATTCCCGTCATACCTTTGGTTATCTGCGCCTGACGACAATGGCCGCGTTCGTCAATGCCGCCGCGCTATTGGTAATTGTGGTGCTGATCGTCTGGGAAGCCATTGCCCGCTTCTTCAATCCACAGCCGGTGATGGGTACCACGATGCTGGTCATTGCTATCGCCGGGCTGTTTGCCAATATTCTGGCGTTCTGGTTACTGCATCAGGGTCAGGAAAAAGCCAACATCAACGTGCGCGCTGCGGCTCTGCATGTGCTGGGGGATTTACTGGGATCGATTGGTGCGGTCGCTGCAGCACTGATCATCATGTATACCGGCTGGACGCCCATTGACCCGATTCTGTCGGTGCTGGTGTCGTGTCTGGTGCTGAACAACGCCTGGCGGCTACTGCGCGAAAGTTTTCATGAGTTGCTGGAAGGTACGCCTGAGGAAATTGATATCGATAAACTGCGCCGTGATTTGTCGCTGAGCATCCCTGAAGTTCGCAATGTCCATCACGTTCACGTCTGGCAGATTGGTGAACAGCGGCTGATGACGCTGCATGTGCAGGTGGTGCCACCTCACGATCACGATGCGCTGTTAGACCGCATTCAGCATCATTTGCTGGAGAAATGCCATATCGGACACGCGACGATTCAGATGGAATACGGTCGCTGTGAAACGCCGGATTGCGAGATTAATGAAATCCCGGCTGCCAGCGCAGGGCACGATCATCATGGTCACTCCCACGCACACCATCATCACTGA
- a CDS encoding protein YbgS, with product MKKLAIMLLTATMALTTGAAFAAGETSAGDNNGQANQSGSPGSIQNMAPKSVDNDQINNTNKPADEVNTKTDTTKQHMSKDKQHKKAMCKDGRCPDQAPGTTQSKETGK from the coding sequence ATGAAAAAGCTCGCAATCATGTTACTGACTGCCACTATGGCTCTGACAACGGGCGCGGCCTTTGCTGCCGGTGAAACCTCGGCTGGTGATAACAACGGTCAGGCCAATCAGTCCGGTTCACCTGGCTCAATTCAGAATATGGCACCTAAAAGTGTTGATAATGACCAGATTAACAACACGAACAAGCCAGCAGATGAAGTGAATACCAAAACGGATACCACCAAGCAGCATATGAGCAAGGACAAACAGCATAAGAAAGCGATGTGCAAAGATGGTCGTTGTCCTGACCAGGCACCTGGAACCACGCAATCAAAAGAAACTGGTAAATAA
- the aroG gene encoding 3-deoxy-7-phosphoheptulonate synthase AroG: MNYQNDDLRIKEIKELLPPVALLEKFPATDKAAKTVSQARNAIHKILKGNDDRLLVVIGPCSINDPKAAKEYAARLLKMREELQGELEVVMRVYFEKPRTTVGWKGLINDPHMNNSYQINDGLRIARKLLLDINDTGLPAAGEFLDMITPQYLADLMSWGAIGARTTESQVHRELSSGLSCPVGFKNGTDGTIKVAIDAINAAGAPHCFLSVTKWGHSAIVNTSGNNDCHIILRGGKKPNYSAQDVLEVKDGLKKGGLPARIMIDFSHANSSKQFKKQMEVCEDVCGQIAGGEQAIMGVMVESHLVEGNQSLDSGEPLVYGQSVTDACIGWEDTEVLLRNLANAVKARRG, from the coding sequence ATGAATTATCAAAACGACGATTTACGCATCAAAGAAATCAAAGAACTTTTACCTCCGGTTGCCCTGCTCGAAAAATTTCCCGCCACTGACAAAGCGGCAAAAACAGTTTCTCAGGCTCGTAATGCCATTCATAAGATCCTGAAAGGAAACGATGATCGTCTGCTGGTTGTTATCGGGCCTTGCTCAATCAATGATCCTAAAGCTGCCAAAGAATATGCCGCACGCCTGCTGAAAATGCGTGAAGAATTGCAGGGGGAACTGGAAGTGGTAATGCGCGTTTATTTCGAAAAACCGCGTACTACGGTGGGCTGGAAAGGGCTGATCAATGACCCGCACATGAACAACAGCTACCAGATTAACGATGGTTTGCGCATTGCCCGCAAATTGTTACTTGATATTAATGACACCGGTTTGCCTGCCGCCGGCGAGTTCCTGGACATGATCACGCCACAATATCTGGCGGATTTAATGAGCTGGGGCGCAATCGGTGCGCGTACCACAGAATCTCAGGTTCACCGTGAGCTTTCCTCCGGTTTATCCTGCCCGGTCGGTTTCAAAAATGGTACCGACGGCACCATCAAAGTGGCTATCGACGCCATTAACGCCGCAGGCGCGCCGCATTGCTTCCTGTCTGTCACCAAATGGGGTCATTCCGCCATCGTGAATACCAGCGGTAACAACGACTGCCATATCATTCTGCGTGGCGGCAAAAAGCCAAACTACAGCGCTCAGGACGTGCTCGAAGTGAAAGACGGCCTGAAAAAAGGCGGTCTGCCAGCACGTATCATGATCGACTTCAGTCATGCAAACAGCAGCAAGCAATTCAAAAAGCAGATGGAAGTCTGTGAAGACGTTTGCGGGCAGATTGCTGGTGGTGAACAGGCAATTATGGGCGTGATGGTTGAGAGCCATCTGGTTGAAGGGAACCAGAGCCTCGACAGCGGCGAGCCACTGGTTTACGGCCAGAGCGTGACCGATGCCTGCATCGGCTGGGAAGACACAGAAGTGCTGCTGCGTAATCTCGCGAACGCCGTTAAAGCGCGTCGCGGATAA
- a CDS encoding GNAT family N-acetyltransferase, protein MPVRLASPDEAEILWEIRNQAIRHGCKNTYGADIVMAWTPDQMPPGYRKAITENPFFVAEAHGLGTPAATGYLDLKNGSVEAIFTLPEFEGKGLATQILNKLKAEAKSRGFKEIILSSTPNAFEFYKRNGFSLVKEGLYRSEMANADLRCMDMRCAL, encoded by the coding sequence ATGCCCGTCAGACTCGCCTCCCCCGATGAAGCGGAAATACTCTGGGAAATCAGAAATCAGGCTATCCGCCACGGATGTAAAAATACCTATGGCGCCGACATTGTGATGGCCTGGACGCCGGATCAGATGCCACCCGGTTACCGTAAGGCCATTACTGAGAATCCTTTTTTTGTGGCTGAAGCGCACGGTCTGGGTACGCCTGCGGCAACGGGTTATCTAGACCTGAAAAATGGCAGTGTTGAGGCGATATTCACCTTGCCGGAATTCGAAGGAAAAGGACTCGCGACGCAAATTCTCAATAAACTAAAAGCCGAAGCAAAATCGCGGGGATTTAAAGAGATCATCCTGTCATCCACGCCCAATGCTTTTGAGTTTTATAAGAGGAACGGATTCAGCCTGGTAAAAGAGGGTTTGTACCGGTCAGAAATGGCGAATGCCGATTTGCGTTGCATGGATATGCGCTGCGCACTTTGA